The genomic stretch TTTGGTCGGTTTGCCGTGCTGGATGGTCAGCCATCCATCGCGAGCCAGACGCTGTAGCACTTCACGCAGCGTGGTTCGTGTCACACCAATCAATTCGGAGAGCTCTCGCTCGGCAGGCAGAATGGAACCCGGTGGAAAGCGACCATTCCAAATGCTTTCAATAATGTATTTCTCTGCAAAGCCTGCTGGGCTTTTTGCCTTGATGACCATTAAGTACTTATCCAGTTTTCTATTTTTTCGGGTCGAATGGCACTCATCATACCACTAGTTTTCATCCAGCGGAAACAAACCATTGGTAAACTGGTAACAACCGCTCAAATAGAGTAAAAACTTTATATGCACTTGATTTCGCTCAAAGTAAGCCCAATTTGCTCACAAAACAGCTGGTTAAATTTGTTTCAGAATGTATCAAAATAAAGTTTGTTTCACATTTAGTAAATATATAAAGAGAACTTGCTCACATAACTATTTTTTATTTATTTCAAAATAAACTTACTGAAAAGTGGTATTTTTAATCAGCTAAATGATATTTACTCAAACCTGCTCTTGCTCTAGCCTGCTCAATGAAATTTTCCGATGCTTTGTGTTATGCTAACGTCGCTTCAAACGATCTTTACTGCGAAATAGTTGAGGTAGGTATAGCATTTCGACCTTGATTATTGACTAAAAAACCGCCCGCTGTATTGTTGCTGACAACGTAAGGAAAGCGTATTTTTAGGGAATGACGGTTCAGGCAAAGAGGCAAAACTCGGCCATTTCTTGTTCTAAGTCATTGTTGATAAAGATTTTTGTTTAGACTTTCATCAGACGTTACTGCACAATTAAATGTGCAGCTACAGAGCTATGTCTATCTATAACTAATTTAAGAGTAATCACCATGCCCATGTCGCTTGGAAGCGCATTTATCAAAAATTTCTTAGGTAAAGCGCCAGATTGGTACAAAGTTGCCATCATCGCCTTTCTGATAATAAACCCGATCGTTTTCTTTTTAATAAATCCCTTTGTTGCCGGCTGGTTATTAGTCGCGGAATTTATTTTCACCCTGGCGATGGCATTAAAATGTTATCCGCTGCAACCTGGTGGTTTATTAGCTATCGAAGCCGTTGCGATTGGCATGACCAGTCCGGAGCAGGTAAAACACGAACTGGTTGCCAATATTGAGGTGCTGCTGTTACTGGTATTCATGGTAGCGGGCATCTACTTTATGAAGCATTTACTGCTGTTTATTTTTACCAAAATTTTACTTGGGATCCGCTCAAAAGCGATTTTATCGATCGCCTTTTGTGTGGCTGCCGCCTTCCTGTCAGCCTTCCTGGACGCGCTGACTGTTATCGCGGTAATCATCAGCGTAGCGGTAGGTTTCTACTCAATCTACCACAAAGTCGCTTCCGGACGGCCGTTTAACCAGCCCCATGACCATACTCAGGATGAACAGATCCCTGAACTGACTCGTGATGATCTTGAAAACTACCGTGCCTTCCTGCGTTCGCTGCTGATGCACGCTGGTGTCGGTACTGCACTGGGTGGCGTGACCACTATGGTTGGCGAACCGCAAAACCTGATCATCGCAGACCAGGCTGGCTGGTTTTTCGGTGAATTTCTGGTGCGTATGGCTCCGGTTACCCTGCCGGTATTTATCTGTGGTATCGCAACCTGCTTCCTGGTCGAGAAGTTCAAAGTATTTGGTTACGGCGCTAAGTTGCCGCCAAACGTACGCAAGATCCTGATCGACTTCGATACAGAAGAGCGTAAAACCCGTACTAAACAGGATGTGGCAAAACTGTGGATTCAAGGCCTTATCGCACTCTGGTTGATCCTTGGCCTGGCGATGCATTTAGCCGCCGTGGGGCTGATTGGTCTGTCGGTGATTATTATGGCCACCGCGTTTACCGGCGTGATTGAAGAGCATTCACTGGGTAAAGCGTTTGAAGAAGCCCTGCCATTTACGGCTCTGCTGGCGGTCTTCTTCTCTATTGTGGCTGTGATTATCGATCAGGGACTGTTCAAACCGATTATCGATGCAGTTTTGCATATCCAGGACAACGAAACTCAGTTAGCGCTGTTTTACATCGCCAACGGTCTGTTGTCGATGGTCTCGGATAATGTGTTCGTCGGTACTGTGTATATTAACGAAGTGAAAACCGCGATGATGGAAGGCGTGATCTCACGCGACCAGTTTGACTTACTGGCGGTCGCGATCAATACCGGTACCAACCTGCCTTCTGTGGCTACACCGAATGGCCAGGCAGCGTTCCTGTTCCTGCTGACTTCAGCCCTGGCACCGCTCATCCGTCTCTCTTACGGTCGCATGGTGATCATGGCTCTGCCTTACACTGTGGTACTGACCTTGGTAGGCTTAGCCGGTATCATCTACCTGGTGGAGCCGATGACAGCACAGTTCTACGATTTGGGCTGGATTACTCATCACAGCGTGCCGCATATGGAAAGCGTTGTCTCCAGCGGCCATTAAAAATTGATTGAATAGGAAACTATTCCAAGATACAAAGCTCTGAGTAATCAGAGCTTTTTTATTATTATCCAAGGACTGTCCTGTGAATATTTTATCGAGCCTTAAAACCTTTTCTGAAACTCGTCTGGCCTGGCTGTTACTGCTGCTGTTTGTGGTCTTTTTTGAGGCCTGTGCCCTGTTCTTCCAGCATGTGATGATGCTGGCACCCTGTGTGATGTGTATCTATGAGCGTATTGCCATGCTCGGCATCGGAGCTGCCGCACTGATTGGTTTGGTTGCACCGCAGAATCCGGCTATACGCTGGATCGGATTAGCCGTTTGGGGCGGCAGTGCATATTCCGGCCTCAAACTCGCTTTGCAGCATGTCGATTACCAGTTTAATCCATCACCGTTTAAAACCTGCGACCTGTTTGTTACGTTTCCGGACTGGGCACCGCTCAACCAATGGGCGCCGTGGATGTTTGAAGCGTACGGCGATTGCAGCAAGGTAGTATGGCAATTTTTAAGCCTGTCTATGCCACAATGGCTGGTGATCATTTTTGCCGCCAACCTGGCAGCCGTGGCACTCTTTATCGTGGTGCAATACGCCAAACCAAAACGCTGAGCAGCTTGATAAACAGATGTTGCTTGAGACCAGAATGACAAAAAGGCGCCGGATGAGGCGCCTTCTTTATTTGCTCAGAATTTTTATTGGCTCAGAATCAATGATCTGCAGCGATAGGGCTAACTCAGTCGCGGGGCGGCGCCGGAGCCAGAACCTCGCGGTTACCATTGTGACCTGGCGCGCTGACAATCCCCTGCGCTTCCAGCTGTTCTACGATACGCGCGGCACGGTTATAACCGATTTTGAAGCGGCGCTGAACACCGGACACTGAACCACGGCGGGTTTCCACCACGTGCTCGACCACCTGGTCAAACAGCGGGTCCACTTCTTCGTCACTCTCCATTTTTTCACCAGGCAACAAACCTTCCGGCCCTTGATCGCCATTGGTAATTTCAGTGATGTAGTTAGGTTTACCGCGTGCTTTCCAGTTATTCACCACCGCATGCACATCATCGTCTGAAGCAAACGCACCATGTACCCGAACCGTATGGCTTGAGCCAGGCGGTAAGTACAACATGTCACCCATGCCGAGCAGTGATTCTGCCCCACCCTGGTCAAGAATAGTACGCGAGTCCGTCTTAGTTGATACCGTAAATGCAACCCGGGTCGGAATGTTGGCTTTAATCAGGCCGGTGATCACATCCACTGACGGGCGCTGGGTCGCCAGAATCAGGTGAATACCGGCTGCACGAGCTTTCTGAGCCAGACGGGCAATCAGCTCTTCGACTTTCTTACCCACCACCATCATCAGATCAGCAAACTCGTCGACCACGACCACAATATAAGGCAGTTTCTCCAGCAGTGGCGCTTCAGGGTCCATGCTGTCACCAGGCTGCCACAATGGGTCATGGATCGGATGACCCGCTTCAGCTGCCATTTTAAGCTTGTCGTTGAAGCCTTTAATATTACGCACGCCCAAAGCAGACATCAGCTTGTAGCGGCGCTCCATCTCGCCCACACACCAGCGCAGGGCATTGGATGCGTCTTTCATGTCAGTCACCACCTCAGACAGCAGGTGCGGAATCCCTTCATAAATCGACAACTCGAGCATTTTCGGGTCAATCATGATGAAACGCACATCTTCCGGCGTGGATTTGTACAACATACTCAGGATCATCACGTTCACACCAACCGATTTACCGGATCCCGTGGTACCTGCCACTAATACGTGCGGCATCTTAGCCAGATCGGCCACCACAGCTTCGCCAGCGATATCCTGACCCAGTACCACAGTCGTTGGTGATTTAGACTGCTCAAACTGCGGGCTGTTAATCACGTCTGACAGATACACGGTCTGGCGGCTCATATTCGGCAGCTCAAGGCCAACGTATGGCTTACCGGGAATGACTTCCACCACCCGTACCGCCATCGCGGACAGAGAACGTGCTAAATCCATCGACAGACTGGAAATACGGCTAACTTTAACCCCCGGAGCCAAATCCAGCTCAAAACGGGTGATCACCGGACCAGGGAAGATATCGACAACCTCAGCCTGGATCTTGTAATCAGCCAGTTTGGACTCCACCAGACGGGCAATCTCTTCCAACGCTTCGCGGTCAATAAAGTCTTCCCGCTTTTCCGGATGATAGAGCAGTTCCAGAGTCGGCATCGGTTCAGCCGGCTTAGGCAGATTGACCTCTTGCTGAACCAGGAACGGGTTCTGTTTGCCGGCCATATTAGCCTGGGCCTCAGAGACCATAGTCTGGAAGGCTTTCACATCCTGATCCTGGTCGTCGTCCTCTTCTTCCAGCCACTCAGGTTGAGAGTCCTCAGCAGCATCCTGGTAGTCAGCAGACATCTCAGGCTGTTGCGACTCTTCGTCATCCAGCACATCAAAATTAGAAATCGTCGGCTCAATATGCGCGTCATCCTGCTCGACATCAGCGATGGTTTGATCGAATTCCTGCACATCAACGCGAGGTGCGCTG from Vibrio ostreae encodes the following:
- the nhaB gene encoding Na(+)/H(+) antiporter NhaB, with product MPMSLGSAFIKNFLGKAPDWYKVAIIAFLIINPIVFFLINPFVAGWLLVAEFIFTLAMALKCYPLQPGGLLAIEAVAIGMTSPEQVKHELVANIEVLLLLVFMVAGIYFMKHLLLFIFTKILLGIRSKAILSIAFCVAAAFLSAFLDALTVIAVIISVAVGFYSIYHKVASGRPFNQPHDHTQDEQIPELTRDDLENYRAFLRSLLMHAGVGTALGGVTTMVGEPQNLIIADQAGWFFGEFLVRMAPVTLPVFICGIATCFLVEKFKVFGYGAKLPPNVRKILIDFDTEERKTRTKQDVAKLWIQGLIALWLILGLAMHLAAVGLIGLSVIIMATAFTGVIEEHSLGKAFEEALPFTALLAVFFSIVAVIIDQGLFKPIIDAVLHIQDNETQLALFYIANGLLSMVSDNVFVGTVYINEVKTAMMEGVISRDQFDLLAVAINTGTNLPSVATPNGQAAFLFLLTSALAPLIRLSYGRMVIMALPYTVVLTLVGLAGIIYLVEPMTAQFYDLGWITHHSVPHMESVVSSGH
- the dsbB gene encoding disulfide bond formation protein DsbB, whose protein sequence is MNILSSLKTFSETRLAWLLLLLFVVFFEACALFFQHVMMLAPCVMCIYERIAMLGIGAAALIGLVAPQNPAIRWIGLAVWGGSAYSGLKLALQHVDYQFNPSPFKTCDLFVTFPDWAPLNQWAPWMFEAYGDCSKVVWQFLSLSMPQWLVIIFAANLAAVALFIVVQYAKPKR
- a CDS encoding DNA translocase FtsK, whose product is MFKENNNKVETIIKTSEEPQSSRLNGAQRLRECGLILAVLASILLAVALLTFNPADPSWSQTAWGSDIQNAGGIVGAWVADTLFFVFGSLAYPLPVILTATAWILLRNRDADENIDFMLWGTRLLGLVVLMLTSCGLADINFDDIWYFSSGGVVGDVLSSLALPTLNVLGTTLALLFLWGAGFTLLTGISWLSIVERLGEASIRGFNRLLNRMRGEKDELVSPQLMSARIDERSEPAFAADHHLLDGFDSEDDDLVADPLAGKSEPMLSAQPARQANPEPQAQVSSPRASDNERRFNIHMPERSEPAVRKVQPAPSQPAQAQPVSKPAPVYHYAQDDSDEPERTAQLGSTIEELEFAAREQDDWADDTLPWDEVNQEHQTEPVQSQPAAYTAEPVIEEEPFSAPRVDVQEFDQTIADVEQDDAHIEPTISNFDVLDDEESQQPEMSADYQDAAEDSQPEWLEEEDDDQDQDVKAFQTMVSEAQANMAGKQNPFLVQQEVNLPKPAEPMPTLELLYHPEKREDFIDREALEEIARLVESKLADYKIQAEVVDIFPGPVITRFELDLAPGVKVSRISSLSMDLARSLSAMAVRVVEVIPGKPYVGLELPNMSRQTVYLSDVINSPQFEQSKSPTTVVLGQDIAGEAVVADLAKMPHVLVAGTTGSGKSVGVNVMILSMLYKSTPEDVRFIMIDPKMLELSIYEGIPHLLSEVVTDMKDASNALRWCVGEMERRYKLMSALGVRNIKGFNDKLKMAAEAGHPIHDPLWQPGDSMDPEAPLLEKLPYIVVVVDEFADLMMVVGKKVEELIARLAQKARAAGIHLILATQRPSVDVITGLIKANIPTRVAFTVSTKTDSRTILDQGGAESLLGMGDMLYLPPGSSHTVRVHGAFASDDDVHAVVNNWKARGKPNYITEITNGDQGPEGLLPGEKMESDEEVDPLFDQVVEHVVETRRGSVSGVQRRFKIGYNRAARIVEQLEAQGIVSAPGHNGNREVLAPAPPRD